In a genomic window of Numenius arquata chromosome 5, bNumArq3.hap1.1, whole genome shotgun sequence:
- the PGK1 gene encoding phosphoglycerate kinase 1 — protein sequence MSLSNKLTLDKVDVKGKRVVMRVDFNVPMKDHKITNNQRIKAAVPTIKHCLDHGAKSVVLMSHLGRPDGVPMPEKFSLAPVAVELKALMGREVLFLKDCVGPEVEKACANPAAGSIILLENLRFHVEEEGKGKDASGNKIKADAAKVEAFRASLSKLGDVYVNDAFGTAHRAHSSMVGVNLPQKAAGFLMKKELDYFAKALESPERPFLAILGGAKVQDKIQLISNMLDKVNEMIIGGGMAFTFLKVINNMEIGNSLFDEEGSKIVKDLMAKAEKNGVKITLPVDFVTADKFDENAQTGEATVASGIPAGWMGLDCGPESVKKFVEVVGRAKQIVWNGPVGVFEWDKFAKGTKALMDKVVEVTGKGSITIIGGGDTATCCAKWNTEDKVSHVSTGGGASLELLEGKVLPGVDALSNV from the exons ATGTCCCTCTCCAACAAACTCACCCTCGATAAGGTGGATGTGAAGGGCAAGCGGGTCGTCATGAG ggTTGACTTCAATGTTCCAATGAAGGATCACAAAATAACCAACAATCAAAG AATCAAGGCGGCGGTTCCTACCATCAAGCACTGCTTGGATCATGGAGCCAAGTCAGTAGTTTTGATGAGTCACCTGGGTCGCCCAGATGGTGTTCCCATGCCTGAAAAGTTCTCTCTGGCCCCAGTAGCTGTGGAGCTTAAAGCACTCATGGGCAG GGAGGtcttgttcctgaaggactgtgtTGGTCCTGAGGTAGAGAAGGCCTGTGCTAATCCTGCAGCTGGCTCCATCATCCTGCTAGAGAACCTCCGATTCCAtgtagaagaagaaggaaaagggaaggatgcTTCAGGGAACAAG atCAAGGCTGATGCTGCAAAAGTGGAGGCTTTCAGAGCCTCTCTTTCTAAACTGGGAGATGTCTATGTCAATGATGCTTTTGGAACTGCCCACCGAGCTCACAG CTCCATGGTAGGTGTCAATCTGCCTCAGAAGGCTGCTGGCTTCCTGATGAAGAAAGAACTGGATTATTTTGCTAAGGCACTAGAGAGTCCGGAAAGACCCTTCTTAGCAATTCTTGGAGG AGCCAAAGTTCAGGATAAGATCCAGCTGATCAGTAACATGTTGGATAAGGTCAACGAGATGATCATTGGTGGTGGAATGGCCTTCACCTTCCTGAAAGTGATCAACAACATGGAG ATTGGCAACTCTCTATTTGATGAAGAGGGATCAAAAATTGTCAAGGACCTGATGGCCAAGGCAGAGAAGAACGGTGTGAAGATTACTCTGCCTGTTGACTTTGTCACTGCAGACAAATTTGATGAGAATGCACAGACTGGGGAAGCCACAGTGGCTTCAGGCATTCCTGCTGGCTGGATG GGCTTGGACTGTGGCCCTGAAAGTGTGAAGAAGTTTGTTGAAGTTGTGGGAAGGGCCAAGCAAATTGTGTGGAATGGTCCAGTTGGTGTCTTTGAGTGGGACAAGTTTGCCAAAGGAACCAAAGCCCTGATGGACAAAGTGGTAGAAGTAACTGGAAAGGGCAGCATCACCATTATTG GTGGTGGAGATACAGCTACTTGCTGTGCAAAGTGGAACACTGAGGATAAAGTTAGCCATGTCAGCACAGGAGGCGGTGCCAGCCTGGAACTGCTAGAGG GTAAGGTTCTTCCTGGTGTGGATGCCTTGAGCAACGTGTAG